A single region of the Montipora capricornis isolate CH-2021 chromosome 13, ASM3666992v2, whole genome shotgun sequence genome encodes:
- the LOC138029789 gene encoding roundabout homolog 1-like, whose protein sequence is MFKFYFLLALLSSEIDGIYGGAFMFTQIPNPSVYFMNGSNAVVEWKYSVDNRMADFQYIVWGVQVGGQRTPVMIENATGHLTYTAAYAGRVEKRGQATLVLKDVTFKDSGIYLTCSLIHTSRRQSDSSTGLTITGQASLQPQAQFASFLGSVVFICNATNVPKESFSWLKRHGQTRMMLVDNGQNVTINSAIGSSILTLKNVAEYNKGYYTCDATANVDQSNFVESYLQLPETLKLDGTFSSGRPIFAAVNETQKTLCCPVIGYPPPIVTWEKNGTMLQTGENKCFTIASVKSGHFGNYSCIATDGKTTTDPFVLSLVEKEEPGKLQL, encoded by the exons atgtttaagttttaCTTCCTTTTAGCCCTACTTTCCTCTGAAATCGATGGGATTTATG GGGGAGCATTTATGTTCACCCAAATCCCAAATCCGTCTGTCTACTTCATGAATGGCAGCAATGCAGTGGTTGAGTGGAAATACTCAGTTGATAATAGGATGGCTGATTTTCAATACATCGTTTGGGGTGTTCAAGTGGGAGGTCAAAGAACACCAGTGATGATTGAAAACGCAACTGGTCATCTGACATACACAGCGGCATATGCTGGAAGGGTAGAAAAGAGAGGTCAAGCCACTCTTGTCTTAAAGGATGTCACCTTTAAAGACAGTGGTATTTATCTGACGTGTTCTCTCATTCACACATCCAGAAGACAAAGTGATAGCTCTACGGGACTCACTATCACAG GCCAGGCATCTCTGCAACCTCAGGCTCAATTTGCCTCATTTTTGGGCTCCGTGGTCTTTATCTGCAATGCCACTAACGTACCAAAGGAAAGTTTTTCTTGGTTAAAACGACATGGACAAACTCGGATGATGTTAGTTGACAATGGTCAGAATGTTACCATTAATTCTGCGATTGGTTCCTCCATCCTTACTTTGAAAAATGTTGCTGAGTATAACAAGGGATATTATACTTGCGATGCCACTGCCAATGTTGACCAGTCGAATTTTGTTGAAAGCTATCTTCAGTTGCCAG AAACTCTGAAACTGGATGGCACATTTTCCAGTGGAAGACCCATTTTTGCAGCAGTTAATGAGACTCAGAAGACATTGTGCTGTCCAGTTATTGGATATCCACCACCAATAGTGACCTGGGAGAAGAATGGAACCATGCTTCAAACTGGAGAAAACAAATGCTTCACCATTGCTTCTGTAAAGAGTGGACATTTTGGAAACTACAGTTGCATTGCCACAGATGGAAAAACTACCACTGATCCTTTTGTTTTAAGCCTTGTGGAAAAAGAGGAACCTGGTAAGTTAcagttatag
- the LOC138029816 gene encoding programmed cell death protein 4-like → MVLLLKEYLSSEDVEEASHCVQDLEVPHFYHELIYEAIVMMLEDGHERVMLLMKNLFDFFSKTNIVKPDQIINGFEHVFDSFADIQLDIPNAHTLLEKFADMCAQDGIIPISLTLKVPSRGRKRFVSEGDGGIVKV, encoded by the exons ATGGTGTTATTGCTCAAGGAGTACTTGTCTTCAGAAGATGTTGAAGAA GCAAGTCACTGTGTCCAAGACCTAGAAGTTCCTCATTTCTACCATGAACTGATATATGAG GCTATTGTTATGATGCTGGAAGATGGCCACGAACGAGTGATGCTATTGatgaaaaacctctttgacttCTTCTCAAAGACCAACATTGTTAAACCAGATCAAATTATAAAT GGATTTGAGCATGTGTTTGACTCATTTGCGGACATTCAGCTGGACATTCCTAATGCTCATACCCTTTTGGAGAAATTTGCAGATATGTGTGCTCAGGATGGGATTATTCCAATCTCGTTGACTCTCAAAGTACCATCCAG GGGCCGAAAGCGTTTCGTAAGTGAAGGTGATGGAGGAATTGTCAAAGTTTAA
- the LOC138029827 gene encoding reactive oxygen species modulator 1-like — MQRAPQPSCFDRVKIGFMMGFAIGMSSAALFGTYSAFKYGLRGRELVNSIGKIMLQGGGTFGVFMSVGTAIRC, encoded by the exons ATGCAACGAGCACCACAACCAAGCTGTTTTGATCGCGTGAAAATTGGATTTATGATGGGATTTGCTATTGGAATGAGTTCTGCCGCACTTTTCGGAACGTATTCTGCGTTCAA aTATGGACTCCGCGGAAGAGAATTGGTCAATAGTATTGGTAAAATCATGCTTCAAGGAGGTGGAACATTCGGAGTATTTATGTCTGTGGGTACCGCTATTAGGTGTTAG